The Brachypodium distachyon strain Bd21 chromosome 4, Brachypodium_distachyon_v3.0, whole genome shotgun sequence nucleotide sequence TAGATATAGCTCTTCAAATACCAAAGAACAAATGAGGAAAAACTGCCAAAACTACACATCAAGTTTCGTGATCACctgaataaaaataataatctaaAAACCTAAATGAGCACATGGCTGGCGCATCATgtgaaaatggaaaattttaCCAAGTGAATTAAGCCAGGGATCACAGATGTGAACTATATTCTAAGTCTTCAATACAACAGATGTTTTTATGCTACTTCATCTAGCCACGATGTTAAGGAAACAGAAGACATCCACATCAGATATTAAAGTGTAACAATTGATCAGCTAGACCATATCATCCTGCTTAAAACACTAGTACAATTCTTCAAAACTGTATATgactgtttttctttttacacaGTTAAACGAAATTTGCAAAATAAATGTACATACACCATACCATCGACGGCATACTTGTCAAATCACCCAATTTCCATTAACATATACACAAAAGAGTAACAAAGCATGAATAACTCATCAATCAATTCCACCAACCTAGCTAGACAAATTGGATGAAACTACCAATCACGAAAACTAGAAGCATATAACAAGTAAAAcagtaattaaaaaggatttttcGGTTCAAAGATAGTACAATGATAAACAAGAACGGAGTAGCAGTAGCGGTAGTAGGAAGAAGGCTTAcgcgaggatccacttgccgTTGAGGAGTGGGAGCGCCTCCGTGGGCGCTGGCGTGGGGTTGCGCGCCTCGAGCTGCGAGAGGATCTCGACCACCTCCGCCCGCGTCTCGCTCGACGCGCGCAGGCCGCGCTCCGTCCCGTACAGCGCCGCCCTGAGCTTCTCCTTGAGCGCCGCCAgctcgctcgccgccggcggagcgtcctccgccaccgccgccgccgacgaccctCTTTCCCCTGGCTCGTTCCCCCACTCGTCGTCCagggcggccgcccgcgccgcgacGCGAcgcgcaggcgcaggcgcagcgCGCAGCGACGGGGAGCGCAGCCGGGTCCTCGCGAAGGCGGcggagaccgccgccgccgtgacaAGGCGGCGACCACCGCCAGCGGACCCCCccggggccggcggcgacgacggcgcggaGAGGGAGATGGTGTTGAGGGACGCTAATCCCGCCATGCTTGGGCTCTCGTCTTCTCGGTGGTGATGCGCGGCGCAGTAGTAGCCAGCACCTCAGGGTCCGAGCAGCAGTaggtggagagagagagagagagagagacgtgTTCAAACGGTGAGCTTCGTCCGCGGCAGAAGACCGGGTTGCGTGGCTTCCTGGCACTGGGAGTACGTTTGGGGTGCCGACGAGCCCAAGGAATGTGGACCTCAAAAATGTTCGGCCGAACTATGCGTAACAAGGAGAGACTAGTGTTGTGTTGGGAGGTGTTGTGTGAGGAAATATTGATTTTGCGGTAAACATTGATGTTCTTTTCTACTTCCTTcttcgattctaaattgttgtcgaaatattacatgtatttagacgtttttaaaaagatacattcatatttgggcaaatttaagtcaagaatttagaatcattAATTATCATGGATTTGTCTAGATACTCATGTACGACATTGGAGAGGGTAATAGTTTTAACTAACAAATGTTATGGAATAACACAAATAACATGCACAAATGACAAAATGATCTAACATAGAAAACGGCACCTCAAAATCAGAAGTAAAATATCATGGTTGTGAACCGACCGATCCACACAATGAGCAACTGGGTACAGATTTTTCTCTAAAACATTTAGAGATATACAACACGTTTAACACACTGCCGACAAGTAACCACCACAACAACTATGTGAGATATAATAACACCAAAACAAGTTAACATACATAGTAGTTTTTTATCTCGTTGTGATAATATTTTAACAGTTCAGCTGATCCACCCTATACGAAATTTGGCAGAAAGATAGGCACAGAAGTGTCCAACAACCCTTCCAAAATTCAGTATTATTTGCCCGTCTAAATTGTTCTCTACCAAAACTACTCCGGTATGATACTGCAATAACCAAGCTGACAACTGGATTGAAGGGTTAAAGTTAAGGAACAAGCTCACCAAGATTGGAACCAATCAAACATGCTTGAGCATCCAATCACCAATTTGCAACCGATTTAGACAAAAAACaactattgtttttttttatctcttcACACATGTTAATAATGTTTTTTTGCGCTTCTTTCTTGCTCACAATGGCAGCCCTAACTAAACTTGGGTGGTTAGGatttctctcttctcctttCCAAGGCAATCTCAACCGATGACAATCAAGATCAACGTTTCACAAGTATTCAACTTGTGGTTTGGTCTGCTACGTGCAATTAAACTttaagattattatttttgtttattttgctcATTTTATCATAATATATCTTTTAAATTTTCCTAGTACATTACACCGTAACCCATTTTAGGCATTATATTCTACTCAAAACGTAACACAAACTCCACCAACCATGCTACCTTTGAAGTAGAAGGGATGCAAGTGAGATAAGACCTCCGATTCATGATCTATACGGAACACCATGATCATCATGTTTCTACGTTTTGGACTTGTCTCTTCCACCCAACATACCGGGGATGTGAGTCCATATAGTGTAAAACAACATGTTCTCTACATTCCACAAGACAAATCAAATAGATTTTTCTGGTTTGTTTCATAATAtagcttgtttttcttttggatcCCGCACCCAGCCAATAACAATCCATATCCATTTAGTATTAATCTAATAATAGTGGTCCAGCACTATAAACGATAGCTATTTTGATCCAAATGTACAAATTTACATGAGATGTGTTGTGAAATGTAGGGAACATCGTGAGAACGTGAGTGCAGTTAGACGTAGGGCCACCAGATGTGCCCCCAGCCTGCCATAGGGCCCCGTCGGTCTGATCGAGTGTTTAAAACTTGTTCGAACGAGTATATAGCGTTTTTGCAACACCGCGTATATCCCTGAACGGGTTTTTTCCTGTTAAATCACAAAAAGGTGTCTCGCTCTGTGTCCATCGATCGAAGCTCCTCTCTTCTCAGATCTCATCCGCGCTAATCTGCGCGATCAGATCCCAAATCAGGATCGGGTCGGGTCGTCGCACTTTCCCGCACGCGCAGCTTCGTCCTTCTTCCACCCTTCCTTTCGTCTTCCCTCTCCCGAGTGCTGTAGATCTGGGTGAGCCGCTCTGCCCTACCTCGCTGTCCCGTTTCTTTCCCGGCCGGAAGCTTGGAAGAATAGGTGGAGAGGAGGCCATGGGGGAATTCTCCAAGGTACGCGGATTCTTCTTCCCCTGCTTCTGTTACTTCTTATACCATACATGTTGGCTATGTATTTAACCTTCGAACGCCCCCTGCATTGTACGGGTGTCATCTTGCGCAACTAAATTTGGGTACGCAAACCCAATACCGGACCGATCGATCTGTCAGATTGAAATGTTTAAGTCTTGCACTaatcgagaaaaaaaaactgggaTCGTCTGGCTTCTGATGTCTAATGTACCAGCGGTGAAGCTATGATAACTGAAAAAGAATATGAGAGCCAGTGAGCTGAAACTACTGTCGTTCTGGAAGTCTATGAAGGCTTTGCCCTGATGTCTTGTGAATTGGCTGTTACATCGTTTACATCATGGCACTAGAAGATCGTGTAAATTGGGCAACCAATTGTGGTTATGCGAGTGTAAACTGAAACTATATTATGATTTATGATTAGCACAACGCTTTCTGTAAAACAAGTCCAATCCACATAGACTAGGGGATGGTCTTTGTAAAACCACCTTCCCAGTTCATGTATCATAATTTAACAACTTTTAATTCCAAAAGGAGATTTACAATTGATAGTAatgtcaaagaaaagaaataggTGACAAAACCATGGTATATTTAGTCTGTAATAAGTAAAACTTTGATTGTTGACATATCATGCATTTTGTATTTACTATTTATACTCTTCATTATTTTACTACTTCGTAGCATTTATATTTATTCCCTTCTTCACAGTGGTTACTTTGTTTttctatatctaaaaaaaTGGTGTTTGTGTTGATGAATATTCTTATGCCTCTAATGGAGCTCCTGCAATGATTGGCCATTACCGTTACACAGGAATCTTGCCCTTCTGTGAAGAACATTTTGCTACTTGATTCTGAAGGGAAGCGTGTTGCTGTGAAGTACTTCTCGGATGATTGGCCAAATAATTCATCAAAGTTGACCTTTGAAAAGTCCATCTTTACTAAAACTCTGAAGACAAATGCACGATCCGAAGGTAATTCATTAATGTGAAATCCCTAAATACTGTAGCACATGTTGCCTTCGCCACTTTCAACATTAGACACAGATTGTAATCTGTGATTCAAATAACTACTTGGGTCTTGTCACTAACTAACTAAGTGCCCGCTGATTGCCACGTAGCTCATTGTactattttaatttttaatctagtaaataatttttattttaggaATATGCCTCgggatttttttctttatttgatcCGAATTTTGGAAAGTATGGTGCTAATTGTATATACTTAAGGAATATGtttattatactccctccgtcccatattaagtgccaaaatactacatgtatctagacactttttaggtatagatacatccatatttgggcaaatttgagtcacttaatatgggacggagggagtattatatttgGGGGTCTTAATTTTGAAATCAGAAAAATTAGATTAGATGTGATAGGgcttaaattttttttagtgaAGGAGTAGatagtaaagataaagatgattcatatttgagaTCTTAGATAGAATTACACATGTATCTACGCTTTTCCTTAAGTTGAAGCTCAGTATTAATTTATAATGCAGTAATACTCCATAGGATGCTTGGTTCAATGTTGGTGAATTAAAGTGAATGTTCCTTTATATGTTTCTAAGCTATTTATTAGGAATGTCTTGTTTGATTGTATTGACAATTATTCAGTTCTTCGCTGTTTTAGATGTAATTAGCATTACATATTTACCAGATGTGAGCTGTTTGCTTAATAGAAGATATTCCATAGAAGGGTCATGTTATTTTTCTGTTCCTGGCACATAGTATGAGTTGGACTGAGGAAACCTGAGTGTCCAATGACCGTGAAATGCTAGTTATTGGCTAAGTGAAAAGTTGCAGTTTTATGttcattattattattgttatttCGAGCAATCTCAGTTATTTATTGTATAATTAGAATATGGGTTTACCTTtgatgcctttttttttctctgcagCTGAGATAACATTGTTTGATGGTTATATTGTCGTTTACAAGTTTGTACATGACCTTCACTTTTTCGTCACTGCTGGAGATGATGAGAATGAGCTAATTATAGCAAATGTCCTACAGGGTTTTGCTGATTCTGTTGGTCTTCTACTCAGGTAGTATACTTGTTCTAATGTTACTGCATAAACTGGTATTTTGTTACCGGTAATTTGGAAGGCAGCTGCTTCAGGGTGCAACTTACTGTGTTCCAGGGGCGACGTTGAGAAGAGGACTGCACTTGAGAACTTGGACTTGATACTTCTCTGCATCGATGAGATAATTGACGGCGGGTAAAGATTTCTTTTGATAAACATGCTGTTTCGTATTCTCAATCTCAGCCTACACGAAGTGTTGTTGGGCACTATACTCTTTTGCCATTTCAACATGCTGCTGCATGTATGTCTTAGAgtattatttgttttgctattttACTTTTGACTTGTTTCTGTATTCATTTTCCTGGAGCTCCTCTCGTGGACTTTTGGACAAAATGAACTGGCTAAATTTGCAGCTTTAGGCCCCATTTGACATGCAAGAGTTCCATAGGATACAGTTCAGTTCCCTACGAgaattagtaaaaaaaaactccagtTTTACAAACAGGCCCTGAGATGAGTGAGCATCATTGCAACTAGCTTACTACTAACCGGCAATATTGAAAAACAAAGCATGTTTAATTCTGATTTCATCTACGTAAGACCCCAGCGTTCTAGAGCAGTAAATTGTCTTCTTCTGGTTTGACAGTTACAATGTTGGTGCGTGGCAAAACTCAATAAGTAactggtactattttttcTGCACTTGTGCAGCATAATCCTTGA carries:
- the LOC100840047 gene encoding coatomer subunit zeta-2, translating into MGEFSKESCPSVKNILLLDSEGKRVAVKYFSDDWPNNSSKLTFEKSIFTKTLKTNARSEAEITLFDGYIVVYKFVHDLHFFVTAGDDENELIIANVLQGFADSVGLLLRGDVEKRTALENLDLILLCIDEIIDGGIILETDANTIAGKVATNAADGSVPFSEQTISQALATAREHFARSLLK